TTGTTCACGTATCCCGATGCCTCGGCGCTCTGCGGCGAGCCCCGGTTCAAGGACGCCAAGTCGGCGATCCTGCTGAACCCGTCCACGATCGTGGAGGTCCTCTCGTCGTCGACGGAGCGTTACGACCGCGGACGGAAGTTCGAGCATTACGCGCGCATCCGCTCGATGCGCGAGTACGTGCTGATCGCGCAGGACTATCGACACGTCGAACGGTTCAGGCGCGCCGACGCGAGCACGGAATGGGGGTACCTCGCCGTCGACGATCTCCAGGCGTCGGTCGAGCTGCCGTCCATCGGTTGCACGCTCGCGGTGCGTGACGTGTACGAGCACGTCGACGTGCCGCCGCGTCCGCCCCTGCGCGCGCTGTACGAGATCCCTCCCGACTACGCCACATGCGACTGACCGCTCTCCTCCTTCTCGCGTCCGCGCCCGCGCTCGCGCAGCCCCGTCCCCCGCGCACCCCCGGCGACACGCTGAAGTCCCCCGTCGTCGGCGAGAACGGCGTCGTCACGTTCCAGCTCTACGCGCCGAAGGCGACGGAGGTCTCGCTGCGCACCGAGGGCCCGGCGCCGTTCGCGAACCAGAAGCTCGTGAGGAACGAGCAGGGCGTGTGGAGCGCGACCGACACCGTGCCGGCGGATCTCTACATCTACTGGTACGACGTCGACGGCGTGCCGGTCGCCGACCCGCGCAACAACGCCACGCGCCTCAACCTGAGCACCGTGCGCAGCCTGCTCGAGGTGCCGGGCGCGGCGAGCGACTTCTTCGCCGAGCGCGACGTGCCGCACGGGCAGGTGGCGACCGTGTGGTACCGGTCGACCGTGTTGGGCATGCCGCGGCGCATGCAGATCTACACGCCGCCGGGCTACGCGACGAGCGGTGCGCGGTACCCGGTGTTCTACCTGCTGCACGGCGCGGGCGACGACGACCGGTCGTGGCTCATGGCGGGGCGCGCGAACTTCATCCTCGACAACCTCATCGCGGCGGGGAAGGCGAAGCCGATGATCGTCGTGATGCCGAACGGCAGCGTGTCGCGCGCGCCGGGCACCCGCGATCCGTACCCCGAGTCGTTCGCGCAGGAGATCGTGCCGTACGTCGAGCGGAACTTCCGCGTGCTGCCGGGGCGCGACGCCCGCGCCATCGCCGGACTGTCGATGGGCGGCGGCCACACGCTCGCCATCGCGCTGCCGAACCTCGACAGGTACGCGTACGTCGGCGTGTTCAGCTCCGGCTTCCTCGGCCCGGGCGGCGCCGATTCCGTGGCGAAGGCGTACCAGGGCGCGATGAGCGACCCGCGCATCAACCGTCTCAAGCTGCTCTGGCTCGCGACGGGGAAGGAGGACTTCATCCTGCCGACGACGAAGGCGACGCTCGCCGCGTTCGATCGCAACCACGTGCGCTACACGTACAAGGAGAGCGAGGGCGGGCACACGTGGCCCAACTGGCGCGCCTACCTGTACGAGTTCGCGCCGCAGCTCTTCCGCTGAGGATCCGGACATGCAACGGTGGACGACGTTAGGCAGCCTGCTGCTGGTCGCGGCGTGCGCGGGGCGCAATGGGGCGACGGCGACGGACCGCAGCGAGATGCGGCTCACCGGGCGCAGCGTGTCGTGGCTCACGCCGCCGTCGCGCGACTTCGCGCTCGACGTCGACTTCAAGGTCGACGCGCCGGCCACCAGTGCGGGCGTGCTGCTGCGCGCCGACAGCGCACGCCCCGACGCCGGCTATCGCGTGCCGATCCGCGACGCGCCGCCGGGTGGACCGTACGAGCGCTTCCAGCGCATGACCGGCGCGATCGACGGCGTCGCCGCGCCCACGCATCTCGCCACGCGGCCGGCCGGCGAGTGGAACCACTATCGCATCGAGGTCGCCGGACAGCGCTACCGCGTCTTCCTGAACGGGGAGCTGGTGAACGACTACTTCGGCACGCGCGCGCGCGCGGGGCTCGTGGGGCTGCAGGGCTCCGACACGACGCCCGCCGTGACGTATCGGAATGCGCGCCTGACGTCGCTCGCTGCCGGGCCCGAGACGTTAGGCGACGCGTTCACGGTGCCTGGTTCGGCGAAGCCGGTGCGCGTGCTCGTCGTCACCGCGACGCACGGCTTCCGGCACACCGAGGCGATCGACGCGTCCCGCGAGGTGCTGCCGGAGCTCGCGCGCACGACGGAGTTCCGTTTCGACTTCTCCGACACCGCCGGCGCGATCACCGCCGCGAACCTCGCGCGCTACGACATCCTGTTCCTCGACAACGCGACGCTCCGCGCGGCGCCCGCCGACACGACCGCGGCGGCGCTCGCGGCGGTGCGCGCGAAGGGCGTGAAGGATCCGCTTTCGGCCGACCAGATGGCGGCGCTCGACGCGTTCGTGCGCGGGGGCAAGGGACTCGTCCTCGTGCACTCCGCGCTCGATGCGGGCTACGGCTCGGCGACGTACCGCGAGCTGGTGGGCGGCGGGCTGTTCGAGATGCACCCCTGGGTGGAGCCCGTGCACGTCGTGGTCGAGGACCGCGCGAACGGGGCGACGCGCCACTTCGCCGACCCGCTCTGGATCCGCGACGAGATCTACGTCCTCGACACGAGCCCGCGCGCCACGAGCCACGTGCTGTTGTCGCTCGACAAGGCGTCGGCCGGCGAGGCCAACATGGCGCGGATCACGCCGACGTCCGCCGCGGCGCGCGCCGACCACCCCACGTCGTGGGTGCGACGGCACGGCCAGGGGCGCGTGTTCGCGACGGTGCACGGCCACTTCGGCGACGTGTGGCACCGCCCCGATTTCCTGCAGCACCTGCTGCAAGGGCTGCGCATCGCGGCGGGGACAGTGCCGGCGGACTTCACGCCGGGGCGGTCCATGTAAGAGCTCGAACCGCAGAGGACGCAGAGGACGCAGAGGAGAACAACAACAATTCTTTCTTGTTGGTTTTCCTCTGCGTCCTCTGCGTCCTCTGCGGTTCAGTGCTTCAGCCCCGATCGCTCCGCCAGCACCTCGGCGCACGCGTCGAGGCAGCGCTGGACGCCGTCGACGGTGTGGTCGCCCATGTGGCCGACGCGGAACGTGCGTCCCTTGAGCGGGCCGTAGCCGCCGCCGACGGTGAAGCCGCGCGCCTTCGCGCCCTTCACGACGTCGTCGCCGGTGATGCCGTCGGGCAGCGTGACCGCGCTCACGGTGGGCGAGCGCTCGCCTTCCGGCGCGAGGATGCCGACGCCCGGCAGGCGCTCGCCGAGCGACGCCGCCCAGCGGTGGGTCGCCTCGGCCATCGCGCGGTGGCGCGCCCACCGCGCCGCGATCGTCTCCTCGCGCACGCGCGCGAGCTGCGCGTCGAGCGCGTAGAGCAGCGGCAGCGCGGGTGTGTTCGGCGTCTGGTTCTTCTTCGCGAACTCCTCGAACTCCGCGAGGTCGAAGTACATGCCGCGGCCGCGCGCGTGCGCCGCATGGCCGATGAACTCCGCCGACGCGACGCCGAACGCGAGGCCCGGCGGGAGCGCGAGCGCCTTCTGCGAGCCGGTGAGCGCGAAGCCGAGTCCCCACTCGTCCACGCGCAGCTCCGCGCCGGCGGCGCCCGTGACGCTGTCGACGAGGCACTGCGCACCGTGCTGGGTCGCGGCGGCCGCGACGGCGCGTATGTCGGTGAGCGCGCCGGTGGACGACTCGGAGTGGACCACCGTGACGGCGGCGTAGCGGCGCCTGCCTAACGCTCGGGCCACGTCGTCGGGATCGGCGCCGCGCCCCAGCGGCACCTCGAGCACGTCCACGTCGCGCTCGCAGTTGCGGCCGATGTGCGCGAACCGCTCGCCGAACGCACCGCCGACGACGGCGAGGATCGGTCCGTCCGGGGCGCAGCGCACGGCGCCCTCCATGAACCCCGTCGCCGACGAGGTGCTCACGAACACCGGCCGCTCCGTGAGGAACACGGCGCGCAGTCCGTCCTGGATGCGCGCGAACATCCCCTCGAAGACCTTGCTGCGGTGGGAGATCATCGGCCGCGTCATCGCGGCGAGCACCTCGGGGCGCACCTCCGTCGGGCCGGGGAGGAAGAACGTGCCCGGCGCGGGAAAGTCCATCGGCGGCGGCGCGGTCATGCGAGGACGGTCTCCAGGAGCTGGTCGAAG
This DNA window, taken from Gemmatirosa kalamazoonensis, encodes the following:
- a CDS encoding esterase translates to MRLTALLLLASAPALAQPRPPRTPGDTLKSPVVGENGVVTFQLYAPKATEVSLRTEGPAPFANQKLVRNEQGVWSATDTVPADLYIYWYDVDGVPVADPRNNATRLNLSTVRSLLEVPGAASDFFAERDVPHGQVATVWYRSTVLGMPRRMQIYTPPGYATSGARYPVFYLLHGAGDDDRSWLMAGRANFILDNLIAAGKAKPMIVVMPNGSVSRAPGTRDPYPESFAQEIVPYVERNFRVLPGRDARAIAGLSMGGGHTLAIALPNLDRYAYVGVFSSGFLGPGGADSVAKAYQGAMSDPRINRLKLLWLATGKEDFILPTTKATLAAFDRNHVRYTYKESEGGHTWPNWRAYLYEFAPQLFR
- a CDS encoding pyridoxal-phosphate-dependent aminotransferase family protein, with the translated sequence MTAPPPMDFPAPGTFFLPGPTEVRPEVLAAMTRPMISHRSKVFEGMFARIQDGLRAVFLTERPVFVSTSSATGFMEGAVRCAPDGPILAVVGGAFGERFAHIGRNCERDVDVLEVPLGRGADPDDVARALGRRRYAAVTVVHSESSTGALTDIRAVAAAATQHGAQCLVDSVTGAAGAELRVDEWGLGFALTGSQKALALPPGLAFGVASAEFIGHAAHARGRGMYFDLAEFEEFAKKNQTPNTPALPLLYALDAQLARVREETIAARWARHRAMAEATHRWAASLGERLPGVGILAPEGERSPTVSAVTLPDGITGDDVVKGAKARGFTVGGGYGPLKGRTFRVGHMGDHTVDGVQRCLDACAEVLAERSGLKH
- a CDS encoding Uma2 family endonuclease translates to MESPEERYYTPEEYLALEDAALEKHEYFDGRIYAMTGSSLNHAQITMNVHVLLANQLRGRSCRVFNMDVKVLVSETGLFTYPDASALCGEPRFKDAKSAILLNPSTIVEVLSSSTERYDRGRKFEHYARIRSMREYVLIAQDYRHVERFRRADASTEWGYLAVDDLQASVELPSIGCTLAVRDVYEHVDVPPRPPLRALYEIPPDYATCD
- a CDS encoding ThuA domain-containing protein, whose amino-acid sequence is MQRWTTLGSLLLVAACAGRNGATATDRSEMRLTGRSVSWLTPPSRDFALDVDFKVDAPATSAGVLLRADSARPDAGYRVPIRDAPPGGPYERFQRMTGAIDGVAAPTHLATRPAGEWNHYRIEVAGQRYRVFLNGELVNDYFGTRARAGLVGLQGSDTTPAVTYRNARLTSLAAGPETLGDAFTVPGSAKPVRVLVVTATHGFRHTEAIDASREVLPELARTTEFRFDFSDTAGAITAANLARYDILFLDNATLRAAPADTTAAALAAVRAKGVKDPLSADQMAALDAFVRGGKGLVLVHSALDAGYGSATYRELVGGGLFEMHPWVEPVHVVVEDRANGATRHFADPLWIRDEIYVLDTSPRATSHVLLSLDKASAGEANMARITPTSAAARADHPTSWVRRHGQGRVFATVHGHFGDVWHRPDFLQHLLQGLRIAAGTVPADFTPGRSM